The Candidatus Paracaedibacteraceae bacterium genome has a segment encoding these proteins:
- a CDS encoding sodium:proton antiporter, translating to MIFDPSLSSSLYILPFIGILLSISLGPILFPKIWHKYYFRISLFWLMLSILLMVGKFGVGATSHQWMHMFLHEYVPFILMIASLYTVTGGIHIVIKTRAKARTNTLFLFLGGLLASFIGTTGAAMLLIRPFIEMNRHRKHKVHLIIFFIFIVANIGGSLTPLGDPPLFLGYLQGVPFWWPMEHLFLPMIKMLFILLAVFWTMDHYLLRKDEPQPKARSNGERRLHITGFRNFPILIGIVLCVWMFGAWDTAPQSGIFDLTWAELGRDLSLLLLAILSWKITPGTIRYYNNYSWEPFKEVAQIFIGIFTTIIPVIQILHQGEDGMFAELLRLANPGGTPDNALYFWLTGWLSAFLDNAPTYLVFYHMAGGDAVTLSTTMASTLMAISAGAVFMGAMTYIGNAPNFMVKAIAEKQHIKMPSFFGYMIWSCIILLPCLVLFCWFFLYG from the coding sequence ATGATTTTTGATCCCAGTTTGTCCTCTAGTTTATATATTTTACCATTTATCGGTATTTTGTTGTCTATCTCGTTGGGGCCTATTTTATTTCCCAAGATCTGGCATAAGTATTACTTTAGAATATCCTTGTTTTGGCTCATGCTTTCCATTTTGTTGATGGTTGGGAAATTCGGCGTCGGTGCCACGTCTCATCAATGGATGCACATGTTTTTGCATGAATATGTGCCTTTTATTCTGATGATTGCCTCTCTGTATACAGTGACCGGGGGGATTCATATCGTTATAAAAACTCGGGCAAAAGCACGAACCAATACCTTATTTTTGTTTCTGGGCGGATTGCTTGCCAGCTTTATCGGTACAACAGGTGCGGCTATGCTCTTGATTCGACCTTTTATTGAAATGAATCGTCATCGTAAACATAAGGTTCATCTGATTATCTTCTTTATTTTTATTGTGGCGAATATTGGGGGCAGTTTAACCCCACTGGGAGACCCACCTTTGTTTTTAGGATATTTACAGGGCGTGCCTTTTTGGTGGCCGATGGAGCACTTATTCCTACCAATGATAAAAATGCTGTTTATTTTGTTGGCTGTCTTTTGGACGATGGATCATTATTTGTTACGTAAGGATGAACCGCAACCAAAGGCGCGATCGAATGGTGAACGACGATTGCACATCACAGGTTTTCGAAATTTTCCTATCTTGATTGGAATTGTTCTTTGTGTGTGGATGTTCGGGGCTTGGGATACGGCACCTCAATCCGGGATTTTTGATTTAACATGGGCTGAACTTGGTCGGGATTTGTCTCTTCTGTTGCTTGCGATTTTATCATGGAAAATTACGCCGGGAACAATCCGCTATTACAATAATTATAGTTGGGAGCCGTTTAAGGAAGTTGCCCAAATCTTTATTGGTATCTTCACAACAATTATCCCTGTTATCCAGATTCTGCATCAGGGGGAAGACGGTATGTTTGCAGAATTGTTAAGGCTAGCGAATCCGGGGGGGACTCCTGATAATGCCCTTTACTTCTGGTTGACCGGTTGGTTATCTGCTTTTCTGGATAATGCGCCGACATATCTTGTTTTTTATCACATGGCTGGGGGAGATGCTGTTACATTAAGCACAACGATGGCATCGACATTAATGGCGATATCAGCAGGTGCGGTCTTTATGGGAGCAATGACTTATATTGGGAATGCACCGAATTTTATGGTTAAGGCCATTGCTGAAAAACAACATATAAAAATGCCGTCTTTCTTTGGCTATATGATTTGGTCATGTATCATATTGCTCCCTTGTTTGGTTTTGTTTTGCTGGTTCTTTTTATACGGGTAG